In Euphorbia lathyris chromosome 10, ddEupLath1.1, whole genome shotgun sequence, the DNA window TGACTTCCTATATAAAATGTGGCTTTTCCTTTTATAAACATTTGTAACATGGCATTTCGGAATGATATTTCAAAGTGTTTATGATTTTAGAGACACTATTGTAAaaatatactttaaaaatggGTAAAATTTTTATGAAGGGAAAAGATACATTAGATATGAGAAGTCAACCGAAAAGTGAGTGGTCAAAATCTTCACTGATTAAGGAAAAATAAGGAGAGCGTTATATCGGTTTTAGGGAGTTAAAATGGCTAATATGTTGTTCTTAAATTCGGaggcaaaatgaccaaaataaACAACTTTAAAACTATGTTTGTTTTAAGTCATTAAAGTCCTAAGTTTTTTATTTGTCACACTAAATTATTGatcaattataattaaatatattaattctctagttataaaaaaaaaattgtaaatatcAAACTCGTTAAAAAAGTGTTATTCATATAATTTTCGCGTACGTCTTTGCTGAAATtagatttttctaaaaaaaattatagttttgTCAAACATATTTCAAAAAGCAATTTGAAATGCGGATGAAATTACTAGTTTTTTCtagataaattttatttttacaactAATTTTGATGGTATTAGAATTTTAATATATGGAATTATATTTAGAGGTGttcatttattaaaaaaaattaaaatcttaGATGTTTGATTAGAGAATTACTGTTTATCTTTTatacattaaaaataattttttttttcccaacAACATGCCATTCCCGTTTTTCCAACAGCAATTAGCAGATAAACTAAACAGACCTTtaattagggatggcaacgggtagggcacccgcgggtagtgtcaatcccaatcccaaacccttacccgtttattttttaattacccgtacccgtcccattaccctaacgggtatatttttgcatcccatacccttctcatttaattcgcgggtacccacgggtacccttacccgttaagaatcaataaataaaataaaaaatattacaaatttaacaaagtatcaatttaataaatcgtttgtctaaaaattgaacaaattgaaccttaatcaataagaataagtaGCTGAAtagtatcactcaatggttgaaaaacaaaaggttgtggtttaaaaactcaaatattacatctaaaaaacaataatttttttaatatataaaagaattatgacgggtaacgggtaccctagggggtattcccatagccgtcccattaccctaacgggtaattatTTTGATCCCAAACCCTTCCCATACcattttatacagggtacgggtagtcccattagggtcgggtagtgccgggtacccgcgggtacactacCTGTTGCCATCCCTACCTTTAATCGATATAactttattttcttaattttttttattattgagcTAATGCATGATAATTAAGGACATTTTCTCAATATATGATAAATTTAGAAAAGTTCTATTGTAAGTAATTTAATGTAATTACTAGGGGACTaaattgaaaaaaagaaaaagtgtaTGTACCTGAGTAGCATGTGGAATTGAAGAAGGACGACCCCATCTTTCAGGATCCCAAAGGATAGAACTATTGAAAGCAAAGCTAGAAATATGAATTGGGGGCCTAATTGCATTTCCATCTTCACTTTcattattattgtaatttatgtttattttctttaaatgCCATCCAATTACTTGTGAAGAATCACAAACTGGTCCTTCAATTATCACTTTCTTCTTGTTTGCTCCAACTAATGCCATTGGCCATGTCCCAAATCCCCTAATTCATCCACAACAAACACTAttattcctttattttcctaaTTTCCGTTGTTTGCTGATCGATATTAactgatttttctttcaaaatagtTATCAGCAATTGTTTCTCAATCCTAACCGAATATCTTATATCTGGTATGTAACGTGTTTAGTTAAGATTGAGAAACATATGCTGATAGATGTAAGATATTCGGTTAGGATTGAAAAACAACTGCTGAGtacctattttgaaaaaaatagtAAACAACAAAAACGGAAAGAAACCGACCTTAATTCAATAAAAACTCAAACAATTGGAGAAATATATcatagcttttttttttaacattagtATGATCATATTAACCAATGTAATTtgtgaaaataataatgaatcaAATATATGTAAAAGAGCTCATATCATTAAGAAAAATGAGGAATTAAAGATTTAAATAGCTCTCAAGTTTCGCAATCAGAATCAATTTAGTCCGAATTAAATTGTAGATGTCAACTCGGTCATCAAGTTAtcaaattttgacaaattgaagagttaattacaaatagataTCATGTGGTTACACGGATTTGTAGATGAGTATTTGTGGTATTTTATTTACAAACGCAACCATgtagtttgcaaaattttgtattttttttacttttccaaaTTTAGCCgataatgacctcaaaatgacaactctcaagaattaaagttgtttagtatcatatttactatggaactatatttttaatttttcaaaattatcatttttgtagttttctctctaaacattaattttccCTCTCATAAAAACACACGTAAATGGCCCCAAAACTAAAAACTTGAAAAAtcaaagttgtttaaaatatcatttaactcttcaATATTTTCATTTCGAGATCGTTATTGGCAAATTCTAACAAAGTTCACCCAAATaccaaattttgcaaaccacatggttgcgtttgaaaaaaaaatactacatGTACTCATCTGCAAATCAAGGAAACCAGAAGACATCTATATGTAattaatctaattttttttatattaaaactgTTTGTATTCAGATCAATTAGTCAAAAATTACCAATAAATTTCGATTTTGACTAAATTGATTCTGACTGCCAATTTTAACCACGGTTTTGACACGTATTATGAAAAATAAGAGAGAGAAACATACTCAATTTGTCTAAGCTCATCAAAGAAGGAAAGATCATAGACATTATTGAGGGCAGCAAAATGAACAATTCCACTCAATTTATGTTGTTCAATATGCCTCAAAGCAACATTTCTCTGATGatccatttcttcttttatgTCTGTAAAATTCTGTTTGGACACCAAATGTCTGTACATTATTCCTGTTTTTCTTAACATCTCCGAAACTTCATTTGACTCTGTTTGACCTTCCACCACTATCCACAACAATGGCGCCGCCACTAATCTCACTGTATTAGCTAATCTCCTCAGAAACACATCTTCATACCTATCAAGACATTATCATaacaattattattaaaatcttaattttttttaaatgaaatattatcagaagctttttaatcaaataaaaataaatagtctGTCCAAATTATTTACAAGAATAGGATAGATAAATTTTGTGGGCCCAGTTTTACACGTCCGTGTATAGAAAAGGAGTTTGCTAAAtcgaatttgtttaattttttccatatatatacgtgttataatttgaatgataTATGTATCAATGTTAAACTTCTTAAAATTAAGCTGGATTTGGAGTACAAAAGTAAGATTGAGTGTTTTTGGACAAATATAGAGAAATTTATCGTCTATCATACATTAATCAAGTTGGAgattgtaattaaatacaaactcaattAGTAAttaacaactttaaactttaattTGTAGAAAACATGAGACCGAAACAATCTATGATAGGTGTAGTTCCAACTATAGGAGGGCCGGAAACTATCCATGGTAGTAGGGGTGGTTCCGAGGGTCGGGAGGCCTGGGCCCTCTAGCCCTCCCATGTCTCCTCCCCGAAATGTATTACATTTTTGTAGTTCTTTTTGGTAAACTTAGTGTCTTGACATGGTATCCGACTGAATACCCCAAAAATGTAATATGTTTATCATCTACCCGTAAATAGTTTAGTTAAATGGTCAAAGATTCGAATCATGTGAAGtcacttttattaaaaaaagattttcAACGTATAACGAGATACTTTTATGGAAAAAGTGTGtcaaatattataataaaaaatagcgATAATGTACAAATTTATTAATGAAAATTGAATGCTATCCTAagtaggggtgttcaaaaaccgaaccgaaccgaaataccGACCGAACCGATGGAtttcggttttttcggttcggttttcggtctattaggttcggttttGGTTTTAAATATTTAACAATATCGGTAAtatcggtcggttcggtttttatgataaaataaccgaattaaccgaaccgaccgaaataGAGATTAATTAGATTTATAATTTAGGTAGAGACTTTATATGACCTAGAGTTTGCATTTTCTTCCGACCATCCAAATAACGTAactattttatagttttttttttatcaatgttaagtCTAATACATTAATATTGTTCTATTAAGAAAAATACATTAATACTGTTCAAACATTACACTAATATTGATCAAATCAATAACATTAGTGAAAATTATGGTTGTAATGCGAATTGTGGTCGTAGAAGGTTTGTACTTAcattttaataaagttttatttttaattttcaaactttgcataaattttATGTTGTATATTACTCAACTTGAATAACTATTTTTTAGACTttagattaaactaaattaattaaaacttataaatattaatttattttttattttaactagtTAGCATGTGTTAAaaccgaaaaccgaaccgaaccgaccgaaataattagttcggttcggttcggtttactAATATTATTCGGTTAGGTTCGGTTCTCATTTTAGGTGTTATTCGGTTTTCAGTTATttcgattcggttcggtttttagaCCGAACCGACCGATGAACACCCTTAATCCTAAGTCTAGATATTGTAACGAGTTTAATTTCTCCAACTCTGAGTGTTCTAACAgactaataaaatttgaaattgcaCAACTTTTTCAACGGGATTTAAATTGAACTTATTAACGTTAGACTTGAGAATACCTTTGTTTTGAAGTTGTGGGAGTAATTAAGATTATTAATTTCCTCGGTAAAATCTTGAtcccttctttttcttcttcccctTCTCGTGATAatgaaacgacgtcgttttgagtCTCCAAGAATCTCGGAGTAGCTCCAGATTCTGTGGAACTTGGTGGATTTGTGGGAAATGGAAGAGAAGTGTGATTGTGAAGATGAGGAGAGAGATAAAACTGAAACATTTGAAGTGAAGAATGATTTGAGGAAGAAAAGATAGAATTTTTATTATGACTAGAAGGGGCAAAACCAGTGAAAAAACCCATAACAAAACataaagaaaaatgaacagCAGCTTTCTTCCATAGCTGAACCTTCTTTTTTGATCTTTCAAGAGAACCCATCTGAAAAGGAAGGATCTTTATGGGTTTTGGACAATTAATTTGTGGGATTAAGGTtgtttgaattgaattgaatgttTTTAATAAATTGGAAGGAAGAAGGTAAGGTGTGATGGGAACAAGCAAacacaaagaaagaaaaaaggatTGCTTAATGGAGTTTTCTCTTTAAGTGGAAGGAACATTCAAATATACTGAAGACAGACTGCACCAAATAGTTGTTGAGGGATGGAACCCATCaactaattttacattttttttttctccaaacAATTTGTTACAAAAgattagttatatataaaataaaataaaagccaCTTAACTTCTTTTCGTTTCAATAAAGTTATTCGGTAATttcagacaaaaaaaaaaacacccgAATAGTTACGGTCAGGGACGGAACCAAGGGGGgttagggggggggggggggggttcgAGCCCAGGCAGGCGGTCGGAGAATTGAGATTTTAGTAGTggtgtctggtaatattttggagagaattatattgactctatgtagtattatttcaatgtttaaaggtagattaGATGGTTAATGATGTTTACTTTTATTTGAGAGGTCCTATGTTCGACTCCCTTTaacctcattttttttttaaagtttttatttatttttattttattctgagaacacttttgaattgataaaaaaaaagtagatatatttaatattcatttttattatgtctttaccattaaaaaaaagtaaacatgcttaattttctattagtttaatgctagtttctaaaaaaaaatgataacatttttacagttttaatgaattggaggctaaaatttttttgcccagccctaacgggctggactttgaaaatttaccgtcaaccgcatagttaatttcaaattttttttttacgttttgaaatttttttactgatatatTTGAGTCTCAGGTCATccggggtcctggttccgccactggttACAGTCACGTTCAAAATGTTTGACTTTACGTATAACATGTCAGCCACATGAGACCAAATTAAGAAACACAGTTTAGTGACTTTATTCAAATAAAATAAGTTCACTGACTTGTATGTGGTGAAACTCTTAGCCTATTGGTTGAGAACTTACCTATGATCCTAGAGGTCATtggttcgaatcacatgggtGAGGTGGGTTGAGGGTTACTTGTATGAAATTGATCATAAACTAGGATAACTATTGGTACAATTCACCTCAAAAGTTACATTCATACTGAACGGAAGGACGATTGCTGATCCCGATACATAATAGAATTTCTCCTCATTAATTACATCTACAAAGAGAGTTGAAAACCTTAACCAACCAAGTTGaatttgtaaaaaatatatGGGTCGATTCTCGTTTTCTTATTAATTACATTTGAAAAGAATTTGATTTCAACTTAACAAATAAGATTAAATACTCTTTTGGTttcttattattataagttGTTTAAGGTTTtctaatttattcattttaaaaGTATGTCATTTTGTATTTATAATATACTTTTGATAGTATTTTCTTAAATTTGCTCTAGTTTGAGAGATTTAGTTATAAAACAAATTATTCTAAAATTAAAGAACTACAATTTGTAAGTAGAGATTTGAGagaaaaatattaaaagaaaattaatcattttaataatctaattaatattaaattgttAACCTTAAtcgaaatataaaaattaaccGATGGagtatataagtatatataatatGTGTCAATTTCACAAGGGTACCAAAATACTTTGATAATTGTTGACGAAATTACTTGCAAAACTagcaaaattaaaatatgataaaaCCCATGCGAGTAACATTGCACGTTAActatattaaaaagaaaacattGCACATTTAAAAATAGGCTTGATACATTATTTGTTCATgcaattatacaaaaaaaaaaaaaaaaaaatgattggctctgaatttttaaagtgtttCAATAACCCTctcaaattatataaaatttcagTTAGTCTACTGAACttatgtaaaatataatcaattaatcactcaattgtaaaaaaaaaaaaaaaagttaagctggtaaaaacttcttttttaatctattatgtaaattatgtaataacagtTTAAGGTGCATGCAATATATCTTCAATATGcaacttatttttttataaccgaatgattaatttattatattttacacaaatttagaagactaactaaatattttatacaagttgggAAGACTATCGAacacactttgaaagtttaaaaAGTTGCGAGaataatgatgtattaaaccttaaaaatattagggaaaattacatagaaattcatattataaaaaactatttacaactatgtcaagtcataattttagattatgtcaaactagtaaaatcagtacttttaatttattttaaggatgagaatttataaattagaaatctagaatatattttttaggatttatgatttatgaattggagtccaGATTTTTTAAAtgatggtgtaaaatcataatatatagagaataatgatatattaaaaattaagtttggtgatatgatttaattataattttgtacttaattatgaaaTACATGACCCAATATATTAACCCATGcgtttaacctttttccatttttctaaaTGCGTTCAAGGAGCTAATTAACCTTTTCGATTTTTCTAATTGCGTCTAGAGTATTTTTCAactttatccttttattttaataacacGATCGCATAAATCTGAAAATAACACGTGTcataaacattatttctatacATGTCTATTTGTGATTTAAATACATGTTGCTATAGATTTATTTGACACAGACTGATCCTTTATCCTGAGAATGTAGTGAGGAAATGCCATGAAAACCCTGTTTTTTCCTACTGAATTATGTAATCAATTTTGAAGATGCAGTTTTGAAAAATGCATTTAAAGTCTGAAAAAGCAATGATAAACTacctctatttttttattttgcagtTCTTTTTGTTTAttcatttttataaattattttatattcatCAATATTTTCTCAAATTTGCTTGCAAAGAGTAATTAATGCAAATACTATTAATTAAAGCATAATATTTAAGAAAgaatttttttcatataaaatagagatttaagAGATAAGTGTTAAAAGTAAATTAGTCAAACCTCGTTAAAATCTTGAAGGTCACAAAAAAAAACTTCCGTattgtttttaaaattttatgaggatgtaatataatttaaaacatTCATGCAATTTTCGGGTTTGCAAATCACCCCCTAAACCAATACAAAAATTTCAATCAGATTCTAATCAACTCGAAATAACTAGGATTGTAAAAGACGCTAGACACTAGTCAAGTGAATAGAACCTTTGAAGATTAATCGGAAATTAATCAAGGATTAACCGGATTtataatttttgtattttttattaaataaaatactatataaatacaattaaaatatgaattatactatataaaaataaaaatatttaggatagaaatatatatatatatatatatatatatatatatatattaatattattttctttaatatccttaaaaaaatggatgaataaaataacattaataacaaaatatgtcaaaataaaataaaattaatattcttaaaaaggcttaaggttttttccttagttttttattatttaatattttatttaaaattaaaaaaaattaacataaaatttaaagatttttttttcaaaatggcCACCTGGGACCGCCTAGTTCCGGCTAGGAGACGGAAATCGGTTAATTGATTTATGATGCCCGACTAGTGGAAATCGGGATGGTGTTCTAAAAATCCCCACCTAAACGTCACCTCCaccgatttttagaacactggAAATAACACATCCTTAGTTATGTACACAATTGCCACCCCCTACCAACCAATACTTTCCAATAACAGCACTAAATGCCACTCATCAACAGCATAACAGAGGCTTGATGAAGCTACTAAAAAACTTAAGTACCAAATATGAAAAGGCTAATGCTATAACATTTTCAAACCCATAAAGTACAGTGACCACAAAAGTTCACAAAACTGAGGGAGAAATGAAAAAGTTTGAAACTAAAAGACCAACACAAGACATAACACGAAAAGGTAACTAAAACTAAGGACTTCAAAAAAACTCACTTACAATACCATTTACTTCTTCTTGGATCCTTGAACTTgggtaaaatgtaatcaattaatcactcggtaaAAAAATACGTTAAATGCGGAATATGTATTATACATGTTTTAaattgttattacataattcataaaatagTTTAACAAAGTTCTTAGAACAACATACCCGACTTtaatcgttttacttttttaaagacgtatgcaatatatcttccgcatttaacttttttttttcgcaactaagtgattaattgattacattttccGCAAATTTATGGAgctaaacattttatgcaagttcagagggctatcGACACACTTCAAAAGTTCATAAAACCAATCAAAccttttggacaagttcaagtgcaaataatatattaagcctttaaataattataaaaatgtttTTGTGATTGAAAACCTACAAACACAGATGTTATATCCTCTATTAGAAAAcacatttttttactaaaactATCTAAATTCATCCATGATGCaaatattcaaaataaaaattgcaACCATCTTTCTACACTATTGtacatttcatagcaaaaataaaatatcttaAAGAAAGACAAAAATAATGACTCAAATTCTAAGCTGGATGCTACATCGACCAAGCTTTCATGCTTTGAAATTTCACTAGGAAAAACTGCATCAGATTCTGCATTTAGGAAAGCAGAAATTCAC includes these proteins:
- the LOC136208420 gene encoding beta-1,4-xylosyltransferase IRX9, producing the protein MGSLERSKKKVQLWKKAAVHFSLCFVMGFFTGFAPSSHNKNSIFSSSNHSSLQMFQFYLSPHLHNHTSLPFPTNPPSSTESGATPRFLETQNDVVSLSREGEEEKEGIKILPRKLIILITPTTSKQRYEDVFLRRLANTVRLVAAPLLWIVVEGQTESNEVSEMLRKTGIMYRHLVSKQNFTDIKEEMDHQRNVALRHIEQHKLSGIVHFAALNNVYDLSFFDELRQIEGFGTWPMALVGANKKKVIIEGPVCDSSQVIGWHLKKININYNNNESEDGNAIRPPIHISSFAFNSSILWDPERWGRPSSIPHATQNSIKFVKEVALEDETKLKGIPPEKCSKIMLWQLHFPVFRKQLSHNILNIASRR